The Deltaproteobacteria bacterium genomic sequence TATATATTTGATACGAGAGATACCTCTGCCGCCAGCATGAACCTGCGCCTTTACAACAAATCTTGGTGAGCCAAGTTGTTTTGCGGCATCATAAGCCTCATCCGCGGAAAAGGCTACTTTGCCTTTAGGTACGGCAACACCGAATTTACCCATTAATTCTTTAGCCTGATATTCGTGTATATTCATTTCTACTCCTTTTAAACAATATTGATATCCTCTCTTCATAGGGGCAAACCTGCGTGTCTGCCTTTACAAGAAAATGCCCTGCTGTCATTGCTATCCGCCTAATATGACGGATTAGAGGCAATTCATTGCCACTACAACCTCGTTGTTGCAAGCGCGACTTTGAGTTTTGATATCCATTCCGTTATTTTTATTTCTTTTGGACACGCCTCCATACAATTAAAAATTGTGTGGCATCTAAATACGCCGTGTTTATCGTTAACAAGATTGAGCCTTTCTTCTGCAGAGGTATCTCTCGTATCAAATATATATCTGTATGCCTTAACCAGTGCCGCTGGACCGATATATTCATCATCAGCCCAGAACGACGGGCATGACGATGTACACGCACCGCAGA encodes the following:
- the sucC gene encoding succinate--CoA ligase subunit beta (catalyzes the interconversion of succinyl-CoA and succinate), which codes for MNIHEYQAKELMGKFGVAVPKGKVAFSADEAYDAAKQLGSPRFVVKAQVHAGGRGISRIKYI